The following coding sequences lie in one Hydrogenophaga sp. PBL-H3 genomic window:
- a CDS encoding nucleotidyltransferase family protein — translation MNRLATAPPLTPPRASAMVLAAGRGMRMRPLTDVTPKPLLVVQGKPLMQWPMEALLAGGFQRFVVNTAWLGEQIDEHCAAWSRDLPGCDVVMSREGADFGYALETAGGIARALPLLADVFWVLAGDVFVPGFAFSQASVDRFEASGLLAHIWLVPNPPHNPRGDFGLGADGLAISRSEEAYTFSTIGLYRRELFELPWCEVVPGNPQGTAEPLAPLLRRAMEAGQVSAEIYTGQWVDVGTPARLDELNGAG, via the coding sequence ATGAACCGACTCGCCACCGCCCCCCCTCTCACCCCACCCCGAGCCTCGGCCATGGTGCTCGCCGCCGGACGCGGCATGCGGATGCGCCCACTCACGGACGTCACGCCCAAACCCCTGCTGGTCGTGCAGGGCAAGCCCTTGATGCAATGGCCCATGGAGGCCCTGCTGGCGGGCGGCTTCCAGCGCTTCGTGGTGAACACCGCCTGGCTTGGCGAGCAGATCGACGAGCACTGCGCGGCCTGGAGCCGCGACCTGCCAGGCTGCGACGTGGTCATGTCGCGCGAGGGCGCCGACTTCGGCTACGCCCTGGAAACGGCTGGTGGCATTGCCCGGGCGCTGCCGCTGCTGGCCGACGTTTTCTGGGTGCTGGCAGGCGACGTGTTCGTGCCCGGCTTTGCCTTCAGCCAGGCCAGCGTCGACAGGTTCGAGGCCAGTGGCCTGCTCGCCCACATCTGGCTGGTGCCCAACCCGCCCCACAACCCGCGCGGCGATTTCGGCCTGGGCGCCGACGGCCTGGCGATCAGCCGGTCGGAGGAGGCCTACACCTTCAGCACCATCGGCCTGTACCGACGCGAACTCTTCGAGCTGCCGTGGTGTGAGGTCGTCCCCGGCAACCCGCAAGGCACGGCCGAGCCGCTGGCGCCGCTGTTGCGCCGGGCCATGGAGGCGGGCCAGGTGAGCGCGGAGATCTACACGGGGCAGTGGGTCGATGTGGGCACACCGGCCCGACTGGACGAGCTGAACGGAGCCGGCTGA
- a CDS encoding aminopeptidase P N-terminal domain-containing protein produces the protein MDVTTHTHLYADRRARVAASLGPGGIAIVPTALERPRNRDTDFLYRHDSYFYYLTGFTEPNAWLVITAEGSTTVFCQPKDVEREIWDGIRLGPEAAPEHLGVSDAFSVAELDKRLPKLLENRHTVWYPFATHEGLESRVNGWLQPVRARVRFGALCPESQRDLCGVLDELRLVKDAFEQDTMRRAAQISAKAHIRAMQRSAAMLRAGQDVREYHLDAELLHTFREHGSQYPAYGSIVAAGANACVLHYRADAAPIRSGELVLIDAGCELDGYASDITRTFPANGTFTGPQRDLYDLVLASQIAAVKATRAGARFVDPHEATVAVLAQGLLDVGLLDKNKVGNAQDVIANRAYFQFYMHRTGHWLGMDVHDCGSYVEPSELGTAQERKDPLSGEIIKDRPSRILRPGMVLTIEPGLYVRPADGVPEKFWNIGIRIEDDAIVTETGCELISRGVPVEASEIEALMRG, from the coding sequence ATGGACGTCACCACCCACACCCACCTGTACGCCGATCGCCGCGCCCGCGTGGCCGCCTCGCTCGGTCCCGGCGGCATCGCAATCGTGCCCACTGCTCTGGAGCGGCCGCGCAACCGCGACACCGACTTTCTGTACCGGCACGACAGCTACTTCTATTACCTCACCGGCTTCACCGAGCCCAACGCCTGGCTGGTGATCACGGCCGAGGGCAGCACCACGGTGTTCTGCCAACCCAAGGACGTGGAGCGCGAGATCTGGGACGGCATCCGCCTGGGCCCCGAGGCCGCGCCCGAGCACCTGGGTGTGAGCGACGCGTTTTCCGTTGCCGAGCTTGACAAGCGCCTGCCCAAGCTGCTGGAGAACCGCCACACCGTGTGGTACCCGTTTGCCACGCACGAGGGGCTGGAGAGCCGGGTCAACGGCTGGTTGCAGCCGGTGCGTGCCCGCGTGCGCTTTGGTGCGCTGTGCCCCGAGTCGCAGCGCGACCTGTGCGGCGTGCTCGACGAATTGCGGCTGGTCAAGGACGCGTTCGAGCAGGACACCATGCGCCGCGCCGCGCAGATCAGCGCCAAGGCCCACATCCGTGCCATGCAGCGCAGTGCGGCCATGCTGCGAGCGGGGCAAGACGTGCGCGAGTACCATCTGGACGCCGAGCTGCTGCACACTTTTCGCGAGCACGGCTCGCAGTACCCGGCCTACGGCAGCATCGTGGCCGCCGGTGCCAACGCCTGCGTGCTGCACTACCGCGCCGACGCAGCGCCCATTCGCAGCGGCGAGCTGGTGCTGATCGACGCCGGCTGTGAGCTCGACGGCTATGCAAGCGACATCACGCGCACCTTCCCGGCCAACGGCACTTTCACCGGCCCGCAGCGCGACCTGTACGACCTGGTGCTGGCCAGCCAGATCGCGGCGGTCAAGGCCACCCGGGCGGGTGCGCGTTTCGTCGATCCGCACGAGGCCACCGTGGCGGTGCTCGCGCAAGGTTTGCTTGATGTGGGCCTGCTCGACAAGAACAAGGTGGGCAACGCACAGGACGTGATCGCCAACCGCGCGTATTTCCAGTTTTACATGCACCGCACCGGCCACTGGCTGGGCATGGACGTGCACGACTGCGGCAGCTACGTGGAGCCGTCCGAGCTCGGCACCGCGCAAGAGCGCAAGGACCCGCTGAGCGGCGAGATCATCAAGGACCGCCCGAGCCGCATCCTGCGCCCGGGCATGGTGCTCACCATCGAGCCCGGCCTGTATGTGCGCCCGGCCGACGGTGTGCCCGAGAAGTTCTGGAACATTGGCATCCGCATCGAGGACGACGCCATCGTCACCGAAACCGGGTGCGAGCTGATCTCGCGCGGCGTGCCGGTCGAGGCCAGCGAGATCGAAGCGCTGATGCGCGGCTGA
- a CDS encoding MOSC domain-containing protein, with amino-acid sequence MRVVSVNTGTVRDLRIGSRHVLSGIGKATINGLVAVMPLGLQGDEQADPSVHGGLDKAVYAYPLEHYAYWDKQRRQSGAHLFDDPLPPGYLGENLTIEGLLETEVWIGDLLHFPGCSLRVTAPREPCYKFNAVMGLRDAGRIMMEHLCPGFYLAVARPGAIEAGQTFTLEPGTRGLRVSEAFAAKRGKHLR; translated from the coding sequence GTGCGCGTCGTCAGCGTCAACACGGGCACGGTGCGCGACCTGCGCATCGGCTCGCGCCATGTGCTCTCCGGCATCGGCAAGGCGACCATCAATGGTCTGGTGGCGGTGATGCCGCTGGGTCTGCAAGGCGACGAGCAGGCCGACCCCAGCGTGCATGGCGGACTGGACAAGGCGGTCTATGCCTACCCGCTGGAGCACTACGCGTATTGGGACAAGCAACGCCGCCAGAGTGGTGCGCATTTGTTCGACGACCCGTTGCCACCGGGTTACCTGGGCGAGAACCTCACCATCGAAGGCCTGCTGGAGACCGAGGTGTGGATCGGCGACCTGCTGCATTTTCCCGGGTGCAGCCTGCGCGTGACCGCTCCGCGCGAGCCCTGCTACAAGTTCAACGCTGTGATGGGCCTGCGCGATGCGGGTCGCATCATGATGGAGCATCTCTGCCCGGGCTTCTATCTGGCGGTGGCGCGGCCCGGCGCCATCGAGGCGGGCCAGACCTTCACACTGGAGCCTGGCACGCGCGGCCTGCGCGTGAGTGAAGCCTTCGCGGCCAAACGCGGCAAACACCTGCGCTGA
- a CDS encoding 1-phosphofructokinase family hexose kinase, translated as MSSLAGTVLCLTMNPSVDVSTHADRVVPADKLRCGPARRDAGGGGLNVASVVHRMGGHSSALYPAGGAAGQWLTQHLVQAGLPARALPIAQDTRENFTVQALDTGAEYRFVLPGPTLAEAEWQACLDGIDGWSGAVSFVVASGSLPPGVPADFYARLAGMARQRGVRLVLDSSGPALAAALQAGVFLAKPNLRELRELTGLPLDNAVAWRAAAQALIDRGQAEVVALTMGDRGALLLTRDGAWQAEALPVEVASSVGAGDSFVGALVWSLQQGHPLPEAFSWAMAAGSAALLTPGTGLCLPQDVQRLQPLVQVQVLAV; from the coding sequence ATGAGCTCCCTTGCGGGCACTGTGCTGTGCCTCACCATGAACCCTTCGGTGGACGTGTCCACCCACGCCGATCGGGTCGTGCCCGCCGACAAGCTGCGCTGCGGCCCGGCCCGGCGCGATGCCGGAGGCGGTGGCCTCAATGTGGCCAGCGTGGTGCACCGGATGGGCGGACACAGCAGCGCGCTGTACCCGGCCGGCGGCGCTGCCGGCCAATGGCTCACGCAGCATCTGGTGCAAGCCGGTTTGCCGGCACGCGCGCTGCCGATCGCGCAGGACACGCGCGAGAACTTCACCGTGCAGGCGCTGGACACCGGCGCCGAGTACCGCTTCGTGCTGCCGGGCCCCACGCTCGCCGAAGCCGAGTGGCAGGCCTGCCTGGACGGCATTGACGGCTGGTCCGGGGCGGTGAGCTTCGTGGTGGCCAGCGGCAGCCTGCCGCCCGGCGTGCCGGCCGACTTCTACGCCCGGTTGGCCGGTATGGCCCGCCAGCGCGGCGTGCGGCTGGTGCTCGACAGTTCGGGGCCGGCATTGGCGGCGGCCCTGCAAGCCGGCGTGTTCCTCGCCAAACCCAACCTGCGCGAACTGCGCGAGCTCACCGGCCTGCCGCTGGACAACGCCGTGGCGTGGCGAGCCGCCGCGCAGGCACTGATCGACCGCGGGCAGGCCGAGGTGGTGGCCCTCACGATGGGCGACCGCGGCGCACTGCTGCTCACGCGCGACGGCGCCTGGCAGGCCGAGGCCCTGCCGGTCGAGGTGGCCAGCTCGGTGGGCGCGGGCGACAGCTTCGTGGGTGCGCTGGTCTGGTCGCTGCAGCAGGGGCATCCCTTGCCCGAGGCCTTCAGCTGGGCCATGGCCGCCGGATCGGCTGCGCTGCTCACGCCGGGCACTGGTTTGTGCCTGCCCCAGGACGTTCAGCGCCTGCAGCCGCTGGTGCAGGTGCAGGTGCTGGCGGTATGA
- a CDS encoding NADP-dependent malic enzyme produces MTMDNSPENKRAELRRAALEYHEFPTPGKVAIAATKQLTNQRDLALAYSPGVAAPCEEIVADPVNAFKYTARGNLVAVITNGTAVLGLGDIGPLAAKPVMEGKGVLFKKFSGIDVFDIEINEKDPDKLVEIIASLEPTFGGINLEDIKAPDCFYVERKLRERMKIPVFHDDQHGTAIVVGAAILNGLKVVGKDPKKVKLVTSGAGAAALACLGLLVKLGIPRENIWVTDLAGVVYEGRTELMDEDKIVFSQKTDQRTLREVIVGADIFLGLSAGGVLKQDMVKSMAAKPLILALANPNPEISPEDVKAVRDDAIMATGRTDYPNQVNNVLCFPYIFRGALDAGASTITTEMEIAAVHAIAELAQAEQSEVVAAAYAGEQLAFGPEYLIPKPFDPRLMMKIAPAVAQAAADSGVAVRPVTDMAAYRERLQSFVFASGTIMKPIYAAAKTAARKRVAYAEGEEERVLRACQIVVDEGLARPTLIGRPAVIAQRIEKFGLRLKEELDYDIVNVEQDSRYRDFWQTYHRMTERKGVTQQLAKIEMRRRLTLIGSMLLHKGEVDGLICGTWGNTHNHLEYIDQVIGKRAGGSPSTAQDVRIYACMNGLMLPGRQVFLVDTHVNYDPTPEELCEITVMAAEEMLRFGLQPKAALLSHSNFGSSNQPSAIKMRRTLELLREQAPWLEVDGEMHGDVALDPEARATMMPNSTLKGAANLLVLPNIDAANIAYNLLKTAAGGNIAIGPVLLGADKPVHILTASATVRRIVNMTALTVADANVSR; encoded by the coding sequence ATGACCATGGACAACAGCCCAGAAAACAAACGCGCCGAGCTGCGCCGTGCCGCCCTCGAGTACCACGAGTTCCCGACACCCGGCAAAGTGGCCATCGCCGCCACCAAGCAGCTGACCAACCAGCGTGATCTGGCCCTGGCCTACTCGCCCGGCGTCGCCGCTCCATGTGAAGAGATCGTGGCCGACCCGGTCAACGCCTTCAAGTACACCGCCCGCGGCAACCTGGTGGCCGTCATCACCAACGGCACCGCCGTGCTCGGCCTGGGCGACATCGGCCCGCTGGCCGCCAAGCCGGTGATGGAAGGCAAGGGCGTGCTGTTCAAGAAGTTCTCGGGCATCGACGTGTTCGACATCGAGATCAACGAAAAGGACCCCGACAAGCTGGTCGAGATCATTGCCTCGCTCGAACCCACGTTCGGCGGCATCAACCTCGAAGACATCAAGGCGCCCGACTGCTTCTATGTGGAGCGCAAGCTGCGCGAGCGCATGAAGATCCCGGTCTTCCACGACGACCAGCACGGCACGGCCATCGTGGTGGGCGCGGCCATCCTCAATGGCCTGAAAGTGGTCGGAAAAGACCCGAAGAAGGTCAAGCTCGTCACCTCGGGCGCGGGCGCCGCCGCCCTGGCCTGCCTGGGCCTGCTGGTCAAACTGGGCATTCCGCGTGAAAACATCTGGGTCACCGACCTGGCCGGCGTGGTCTATGAAGGCCGCACCGAACTGATGGACGAGGACAAGATCGTCTTCTCGCAGAAGACCGACCAGCGCACGCTGCGCGAGGTGATCGTCGGCGCCGACATCTTCCTGGGCCTGTCGGCCGGCGGCGTGCTCAAGCAGGACATGGTCAAGAGCATGGCGGCCAAGCCGCTGATCCTCGCACTGGCCAACCCCAACCCTGAAATCTCGCCCGAGGACGTCAAGGCCGTTCGCGACGACGCCATCATGGCCACGGGCCGCACCGACTACCCGAACCAGGTCAACAACGTCCTGTGCTTCCCGTACATCTTCCGTGGCGCGCTGGACGCCGGCGCCTCGACCATCACGACCGAAATGGAAATCGCCGCGGTGCACGCCATCGCCGAACTCGCGCAGGCCGAGCAGAGCGAGGTGGTGGCCGCCGCCTACGCGGGCGAGCAGCTCGCCTTCGGCCCCGAGTACCTCATCCCCAAGCCGTTTGATCCGCGCCTGATGATGAAGATCGCACCGGCCGTGGCTCAGGCCGCAGCCGACAGTGGCGTGGCCGTGCGCCCCGTCACCGACATGGCGGCCTACCGCGAACGCCTGCAGAGCTTCGTGTTCGCCTCCGGCACGATCATGAAACCGATCTACGCCGCCGCCAAGACCGCCGCCCGCAAGCGGGTGGCCTATGCCGAAGGCGAAGAAGAACGCGTGCTGCGCGCCTGCCAGATCGTGGTGGACGAAGGCCTGGCCCGCCCCACGCTGATCGGTCGCCCGGCCGTCATCGCCCAGCGCATCGAGAAGTTCGGCCTGCGCCTGAAAGAAGAGCTCGACTACGACATCGTCAACGTCGAACAGGACAGCCGTTACCGCGATTTCTGGCAGACCTACCACCGCATGACCGAGCGCAAGGGCGTCACCCAGCAGCTCGCCAAGATCGAGATGCGTCGACGCCTCACACTGATCGGCTCGATGCTGCTGCACAAGGGCGAGGTGGATGGCCTGATCTGCGGCACCTGGGGCAACACCCACAACCACCTCGAATACATCGATCAGGTGATCGGAAAACGCGCCGGCGGCAGCCCCAGCACCGCGCAAGACGTGCGCATCTACGCCTGCATGAACGGCCTGATGCTGCCGGGCCGCCAGGTCTTCCTGGTCGACACCCACGTCAACTACGACCCCACCCCCGAAGAGCTGTGCGAGATCACGGTGATGGCGGCCGAGGAAATGCTGCGCTTCGGCCTGCAGCCCAAGGCCGCCCTGCTGTCGCACTCCAACTTTGGATCGAGCAACCAGCCCAGCGCGATCAAGATGCGCCGCACGCTGGAGCTGCTGCGCGAGCAGGCCCCCTGGCTGGAGGTGGACGGCGAGATGCACGGAGACGTGGCACTGGACCCCGAGGCGCGCGCCACGATGATGCCCAACTCGACGCTCAAAGGCGCGGCCAACCTGCTCGTGCTGCCCAACATCGACGCGGCCAACATCGCCTACAACCTGCTCAAGACAGCCGCCGGCGGCAACATCGCCATCGGCCCGGTGCTGCTGGGTGCCGACAAGCCGGTCCACATCCTCACCGCCAGCGCCACCGTGCGTCGCATCGTCAACATGACAGCTCTCACCGTGGCCGATGCCAACGTTTCCCGTTGA
- a CDS encoding ribonuclease domain-containing protein has protein sequence MDLKRIGGAKGVATLTLVLVLTASLGTILVQARTPQNQTLHGTNAAALAESGLPEQGRQVMDLIRRGGPFRYEKDGTVFGNRERLLPSQRRGFYREYTVPTPGLSHRGAKRIVCGGLQPKLPEACYYTEDHYSSFKLIVQ, from the coding sequence ATGGACCTGAAGCGGATCGGGGGTGCCAAGGGCGTGGCAACACTGACCTTGGTTCTGGTTCTGACGGCATCGCTTGGCACCATTTTGGTGCAGGCTCGAACACCGCAAAACCAGACACTTCACGGCACGAACGCTGCGGCTCTCGCCGAATCCGGCTTGCCCGAGCAGGGCCGACAGGTGATGGATCTGATCCGGCGAGGCGGGCCATTCCGATACGAGAAAGACGGCACGGTGTTTGGCAATCGGGAAAGGTTGCTACCAAGCCAGCGGCGGGGCTTCTACCGTGAATACACGGTCCCCACGCCAGGCCTGAGTCATCGGGGCGCCAAGCGGATCGTGTGTGGTGGATTGCAGCCCAAGTTGCCTGAGGCTTGTTATTACACCGAAGACCACTACAGCAGCTTCAAGCTGATCGTGCAGTGA
- the rsmA gene encoding 16S rRNA (adenine(1518)-N(6)/adenine(1519)-N(6))-dimethyltransferase RsmA: MKHIARKRFGQHFLTDGAIIDAIVDAIAPQPGDAMVEIGPGLAALTQPLVERLGRLTVIELDRDLAVRLRAHAQLQVVESDVLKVDFTALAEQLAAPRLRVVGNLPYNISTPILFHLLDHVNVVQDQHFMLQKEVIDRMVARPATSDYSRLSVMLQWRYAMDNVLFVPPESFDPPPRVDSAIVRMVPLAEPPAIDIARFSAMVQVAFSQRRKILRNTLGRWLEEQGFAGEFDLQRRAEEVPVDEYVRLIKSLPA, encoded by the coding sequence ATGAAGCACATTGCCCGCAAGCGCTTCGGTCAGCATTTCCTGACCGATGGCGCCATCATCGATGCCATCGTCGATGCCATCGCACCTCAGCCCGGTGATGCAATGGTGGAAATTGGCCCGGGATTGGCGGCACTGACGCAGCCGCTGGTGGAGCGCCTGGGGCGCCTCACCGTGATCGAGCTGGACCGCGATCTGGCGGTGCGCCTGCGTGCCCATGCCCAGCTCCAGGTGGTGGAGTCCGACGTGCTGAAGGTGGATTTCACCGCCCTCGCTGAGCAGCTGGCAGCGCCCAGGCTGCGCGTGGTGGGCAACCTGCCCTACAACATCTCCACGCCCATCCTGTTTCACCTGCTTGATCACGTGAACGTGGTTCAGGACCAGCACTTCATGCTGCAGAAGGAAGTGATCGACCGCATGGTGGCGCGCCCGGCCACATCCGACTACAGCCGCCTCTCGGTCATGCTGCAGTGGCGCTACGCCATGGACAACGTGCTGTTCGTGCCGCCCGAGAGTTTCGACCCGCCGCCGCGCGTGGACAGTGCCATCGTGCGCATGGTCCCGCTGGCCGAACCGCCAGCGATCGACATCGCGCGCTTCTCCGCGATGGTGCAGGTGGCCTTCAGCCAGCGCCGCAAGATCCTGCGCAACACCTTGGGCCGGTGGCTCGAAGAGCAAGGCTTTGCCGGGGAGTTCGACCTGCAGCGCCGGGCTGAAGAAGTGCCCGTGGACGAATACGTTCGTCTGATCAAAAGCCTGCCGGCATGA
- a CDS encoding peptidylprolyl isomerase, with amino-acid sequence MTDRSSHRPRFPRLAIWLLCSSLFGGAVVHAQALRPSSGLRAPAASTPAASTSRTADFIVALVNSEPVTNNEVRQRMVRLEQQLTQQSAPVPPREQLARQVLEQIVSERAQVQLGTELGIRVDEASLAQAEQSIAAQNQLTPEEFRRRIAADGVDINQLRNDLRNQILLQRLREREVDSKVRVSEADIDDFIRERQGSNDVASLQLNLAQVFVAVPEDAAPDRVQTLQARAQSVADRARAGGDFAELAREFSEGPERANGGQFGMRQANRLPELFVDATRSLSAGGVAGPVRSPAGFHVLKVIEKRQAGLPDVAVSETRARHILLRLGPQLSEADAVARLAGYRQQIAAGQATFEALAREHSQDGSARDGGNLGWAQAGQFVPEFEAAMGRLRPGEMSLPVVSRFGVHLIRVDERRQSTLSARDQREMVRGLVREQKINEALRTWVQDVRGRAYVEYREAPQL; translated from the coding sequence ATGACTGACCGCTCCTCCCATCGCCCCCGCTTTCCTCGCCTGGCCATCTGGTTGCTGTGCAGTTCACTGTTCGGTGGCGCGGTCGTGCACGCGCAGGCGTTGCGGCCTTCCAGCGGGTTGCGCGCGCCCGCTGCGTCAACGCCGGCGGCCTCGACATCCCGCACCGCCGATTTCATCGTGGCGCTGGTCAATTCCGAGCCGGTGACCAACAACGAAGTGCGCCAGCGCATGGTCCGCCTGGAGCAGCAGCTCACCCAGCAGTCGGCACCCGTGCCCCCGCGCGAGCAACTCGCCCGCCAGGTGCTTGAGCAGATCGTCAGTGAGCGCGCCCAGGTGCAACTCGGTACCGAGCTCGGCATCCGCGTCGACGAAGCGTCACTCGCGCAGGCCGAGCAATCCATCGCCGCGCAGAACCAGCTCACCCCCGAAGAATTCCGCCGCCGCATCGCCGCCGACGGCGTCGACATCAACCAGTTGCGCAACGACCTGCGCAACCAGATCCTGTTGCAGCGCCTGCGCGAGCGCGAGGTGGATTCGAAGGTGCGCGTGAGCGAAGCCGACATCGATGACTTCATCCGCGAGCGCCAGGGCAGCAACGACGTGGCCAGCCTGCAGCTCAACCTGGCCCAGGTTTTCGTGGCGGTGCCCGAAGACGCCGCGCCCGACCGTGTGCAGACACTGCAGGCGCGCGCCCAAAGCGTGGCCGACCGCGCCCGCGCAGGCGGCGATTTTGCCGAGCTGGCGCGTGAGTTCTCCGAAGGGCCCGAGCGCGCCAATGGTGGTCAATTCGGCATGCGCCAGGCCAATCGACTGCCCGAGCTGTTCGTGGATGCCACCCGCTCGCTGAGCGCTGGCGGGGTCGCAGGCCCCGTGCGCAGCCCGGCGGGTTTCCATGTCCTCAAGGTGATCGAGAAACGCCAGGCGGGCCTGCCCGATGTCGCCGTCAGCGAAACCCGGGCGCGCCACATCCTGTTGCGCCTGGGTCCACAGCTCAGCGAGGCCGACGCCGTGGCCCGCCTGGCCGGTTACCGCCAGCAGATCGCTGCTGGCCAGGCCACGTTTGAAGCCCTGGCGCGCGAGCACAGCCAGGACGGCTCCGCCCGCGATGGTGGCAACCTCGGTTGGGCGCAAGCCGGCCAATTCGTGCCCGAGTTTGAAGCCGCCATGGGGCGTCTGCGCCCGGGCGAGATGTCTCTTCCCGTGGTCTCGCGCTTCGGTGTGCACCTGATCCGCGTGGACGAACGCCGCCAGAGCACGCTCTCCGCGCGCGATCAACGCGAAATGGTGCGCGGTCTGGTGCGCGAGCAAAAGATCAACGAAGCCTTGCGCACCTGGGTGCAAGACGTGCGCGGTCGCGCCTACGTCGAATACCGCGAAGCACCACAGTTGTGA